One genomic segment of Labeo rohita strain BAU-BD-2019 chromosome 14, IGBB_LRoh.1.0, whole genome shotgun sequence includes these proteins:
- the trappc11 gene encoding trafficking protein particle complex subunit 11 — protein MSPAQWDLPPELCCRPMAFVALTGLDVVYNAIHRAIWDAFCANRRADRVPISFKVLPGDHEYPKCRTKRTSYEWYIPKGILKTGWMNKHLNLVPALVVLFYELDWDDPQWKEKQSECATKVEIVRTSLQGRNTKVAVVLIQKKTPLPPGEDLVASERASALCGACDLSGKSLFVLPHTDHLVGYIIRLENAFYEHAQTYYYNEIRRVKSHKEFLNKTTHQLLFVRHQFKMGFFSELKQDTQNALKYYRTAYSLVHELRAHETNMLEIKTMGGFINYKICRLCFQHNTPLDAIAQFRKHIDLCKKKIGSAELAFEHTAWMSKQFQSFGDLFDEAIKLGLTAIQTQNPGFYYQQAAYYAQERKQQAGQLCSHEPGGGYPAPDPLETLSGALDFYGQRPWRQGHQSIDPPDSEKEKQGILALQVKERDVPHSELIIALLSNAVAQFKKYKCPRMKSHLMVQMGEEYYHAKDYTKALKLLDYVMCDYRTERWWSLLTSILCTALKCSYLMGQVKDYITYSMELVGRASILPEEQKSRIEKNLIKVLMNEVPEPEPDCDPASVQTAQSLWSDRMSLAGNNEFAIEVQDYVPFVQCKAKFLSPSFHIDEPVQLHVYVRADCPHPVRFSKLCVSLSNQEYNQYCLLEDASKGKDILEPSTQENMCLVPGKTRKYCFKFVAKTEDVGKKIEITSVGLMLGRETGRYVYLNWRGGWGDAASSHETLQASRSFKRRTRLPEQHVDWDTVTIQSSTMIISRVPKISVQLTHEPPALTNEMYCMIVTIQSEEDTVAKDIKLTAGLKPGQDANLTQSTQITLNGTEVCDDSHPALLPDIPLGDLQPGQKIVKPLYIRCVSTGSRILLFHVAYSVSATVEGKDITCKCHKDETVTLETVVPFEVAMKFVSSKFEHLERVYVDIPFLLMMDILSASPWPIELVNSEVQLASSMTAIDQPQSQVEGVTLQTSECASECFLLKCPPVQNGTSTVASGHYIISWKRKSAFAETSVVRTIVILPHVMVENIPLYVHAELPSFGRVRESLPVRYRLENRTGLVQDVEISVEPSDAFMFSGLKQVRMRILPGAEQEMLYNFYPLMAGYQVLPQLNISLVRFPNISNQLLRRFLPSRIFVKPQGRNGDTSIEAA, from the exons ATGAGTCCAGCTCAATGGGATCTTCCTCCAGAGCTGTGCTGCAGGCCCATGGCCTTTGTAGCTCTGACAGGACTGGACGTGGTGTATAATGCCATCCACAGAGCCATATGGGATGCCTTCTGTGCCAACCGGCGGGCAGACAGAGTGCCCATCTCTTTCAAAGTTCTGCCAGGAGACCACGAGTATCCAAAGTGCAGAACCAAG aGAACGTCGTATGAGTGGTACATCCCTAAAGGGATACTGAAGACGGGCTGGATGAATAAACATCTCAACTTGGTGCCTGCGCTGGTCGTTCTGTTTTATGAACTGGACTGGGATGATCCACAATGGAAGGAAAAGCAGTCCGAATGCGCAACCAAAGTGGAAATTGTCAG GACAAGTCTGCAAGGAAGAAACACGAaggttgctgttgttttgattcAGAAGAAAACTCCTCTCCCACCAG GTGAAGATCTGGTGGCATCTGAGAGGGCGTCTGCTCTGTGTGGTGCCTGTGACCTGTCTGGGAAGTCCCTGTTTGTCCTGCCCCATACTGACCACCTGGTGGGATACATCATTAG GTTGGAGAATGCGTTCTATGAACATGCACAGACCTACTATTATAATGAGATCAGGAGGGTGAAATCTCACAAGGAGTTCCTCAATAAAACTACACACCAG TTGCTGTTTGTCAGGCACCAGTTTAAAATGGGCTTCTTCAGTGAACTAAAGCAGGACACTCAGAACGCCCTCAA ATATTACAGGACTGCTTATAGCCTCGTTCATGAACTCCGAGCTCATGAAACCAACATGCTTGAGATCAAAACCATGGGTGGATTCATCAACTACAAG ATCTGCAGGCTCTGCTTTCAGCATAACACCCCTCTGGATGCCATCGCTCAATTCCGCAAACACATCGACCTGTGCAAGAAGAAGATCGGTAGTGCTGAGCTGGCGTTTGAACACACAGCCTGGATGTCCAAACA GTTTCAGTCATTTGGTGATCTGTTCGATGAGGCCATTAAACTGGGCCTCACCGCTATTCAGACCCAGAACCCAGGGTTCTACTATCAACAGGCTGCTTATTATGCACAGGAGCGCAAGCAGCAAGCAGGGCAGCTCTGTAGTCATGAG CCAGGTGGGGGCTATCCTGCACCTGACCCATTAGAGACCCTCTCTGGAGCTCTAGACTTTTATGGACAGAGACCTTGGAGACAGGGACATCAGA GCATTGATCCTCCAGATTCTGAGAAGGAGAAACAAGGCATCCTCGCTCTTCAAGTCAAAGAGAGAGATGTGCCTCATTCG GAGCTGATCATTGCTCTCCTCAGTAATGCTGTCGCCCAGTTTAAGAAGTACAAGTGTCCACGAATGAAGAGCCATCTCA TGGTTCAGATGGGAGAGGAATATTATCATGCAAAAGACTACACCAAAGCATTAAA ACTGTTGGATTATGTGATGTGTGACTACCGTACGGAGCGCTGGTGGTCTCTGTTGACGTCTATCCTGTGCACGGCTTTGAAGTGCTCCTACCTCATGGGTCAAGTGAAAGACTACATCACTTACTCCATGGAGCTCGTCGGCAGAG ccTCTATTCTCCCTGAAGAGCAGAAGTCCAGGATTGAGAAGAATCTGATTAAAGTGCTCATG AATGAAGTCCCAGAGCCTGAACCGGATTGTGACCCGGCCTCTGTTCAGACGGCCCAGTCTCTGTGGAGTGATCGCATGTCTCTGGCCGGCAATAATGAGTTCGCCATTGAGGTCCAGGACTATGTGCCCTTTG TTCAGTGCAAAGCCAAGTTCCTGTCTCCTAGTTTCCACATAGATGAGCCTGTCCAGCTACACGTCTATGTGAGAGCCGACTGCCCACATCCTGTGCGATTCTCGAAACTGTGCGTCAGCCTCAGCAACCAG GAGTATAACCAGTACTGTTTGCTGGAGGATGCTTCTAAGGGGAAGGATATTCTAGAGCCCTCCACCCAGGAGAACATGTGCCTCGTTCCTGGCAAAACCCGCAAATATTGCTTCAAATTTGTAGCTAAAACGGAAGATGTTGGAAAGAAGATTGAG ATCACGAGTGTGGGACTCATGTTAGGCAGAGAGACGGGCCGATACGTATATCTGAACTGGCGGGGTGGCTGGGGGGATGCTGCCTCTTCCCATGAGACTTTGCAGGCATCCCGCTCCTTTAAGAGGAGGACACGGCTCCCAGAGCAGCATGTGGATTGGGACACAGTTACTATACAGTCCAGCACtat GATCATCTCCAGAGTCCCCAAAATCTCTGTACAGTTGACTCATGAGCCTCCAGCACTGACCAATGAGATGTACTGTATGATTGTTACCATCCAATCAGAAGAGGATACTGTGGCCAAAGACATCAAACTTACTGCAGGCCTCAAACCAG GTCAGGATGCCAATCTCACACAGTCGACCCAAATCACACTAAACGGCACTGAGGTGTGTGATGATTCTCATCCTGCCCTGCTTCCTGACATTCCTCTCGGAGATCTGCAACCTGGACAAAAG ATTGTGAAGCCCCTGTATATTCGCTGTGTGAGCACTGGATCCAGAATATTATTGTTTCACGTGGCCTATTCTGTGAGTGCCACAGTCGAGGGCAAGGACATCACCTGCAAATGTCACAAA GATGAAACTGTTACATTAGAAACGGTTGTTCCTTTTGAAGTGGCTATGAAGTTTGTGTCCAGTAAG ttTGAGCATTTGGAGCGTGTGTACGTGGACATCCCGTTCTTGCTGATGATGGATATTTTGAGTGCATCTCCTTGGCCGATCGAGCTGGTGAACAGTGAAGTGCAGCTGGCCTCCAGTATGACTGCCATTGATCAGCCCCAGAGTCAAGTAGAAGGAG TCACACTGCAGACCAGCGAATGTGCTAGTGAATGTTTCCTTCTCAAATGTCCTCCTGTTCAGAACGGCACCAGCACTGTGGCCTCTGGGCACTACATCATCTCCTGGAAGAG AAAGTCAGCATTTGCTGAGACATCAGTGGTGAGAACAATCGTTATTCTGCCACATGTGATGGTAGAGAATATTCCACTGTATGTCCATGCAG AGTTGCCATCGTTTGGTCGTGTGCGTGAGTCTTTACCTGTTCGGTACCGTCTGGAGAACCGAACCGGATTGGTTCAGGATGTTGAGATCAGTGTGGAGCCCAGCGACGCATTTATGTTTAGTGGACTCAAACAG GTGCGAATGAGGATTTTGCCCGGTGCGGAACAGGAGATGTTGTATAATTTCTATCCTCTCATGGCGGGATATCAAGTCCTCCCTCAGCTCAACATCAGCCTGGTGCGCTTTCCAAACATCTCCAATCAACTGCTACGTCGCTTCCTGCCTTCACGCATATTTGTCAAG CCTCAGGGCAGAAATGGAGACACTTCCATAGAAGCAGCTTGA